A section of the Pseudomonas prosekii genome encodes:
- the clpA gene encoding ATP-dependent Clp protease ATP-binding subunit ClpA has translation MLNRELEVTLNLAFKEARSKRHEFMTVEHLLLALLDNEAAATVLRACGANLDKLKHDLQEFIDSTTPLIPVHDEDRETQPTLGFQRVLQRAVFHVQSSGKREVTGANVLVAIFSEQESQAVFLLKQQSVARIDVVNYIAHGISKVPGHGDHSEGEQDMQDDEGGESSSSGNPLDAYASNLNELARQGRIDPLVGREMEVERVAQILARRRKNNPLLVGEAGVGKTAIAEGLAKRIVDNQVPDLLANAVVYSLDLGALLAGTKYRGDFEKRFKALLNELKKRPQAILFIDEIHTIIGAGAASGGVMDASNLLKPLLSSGDIRCIGSTTFQEFRGIFEKDRALARRFQKVDVSEPSVEDTISILRGLKGRFETHHGIEYSDEALRAAAELASRYINDRHMPDKAIDVIDEAGAYQRLQPVEKRVKRIDVPEVEDIVAKIARIPPKHVNTSDRELLRNLERDLKLTVFGQDAAIDSLSTAIKLSRAGLKSPDKPVGSFLFAGPTGVGKTEAARQLAKALGIELVRFDMSEYMERHTVSRLIGAPPGYVGFDQGGLLTEAITKQPHCVLLLDEIEKAHPEVFNLLLQVMDHGTLTDNNGRKADFRNVIVIMTTNAGAETAARASIGFTHQDHSSDAMEVIKKSFTPEFRNRLDTIIQFGRLSHEVIKSVVDKFLTELQAQLEDKRVQLEVTDAARSWLAAGGYDSAMGARPMARLIQDKIKRPLAEEILFGELADHGGVVHIDLKDGELTFEFETTAEMA, from the coding sequence ATGTTAAACCGCGAGCTCGAAGTCACCCTCAATTTAGCCTTCAAGGAGGCTCGTTCGAAGCGTCATGAGTTCATGACCGTCGAACATCTCCTGTTGGCCCTATTGGATAATGAGGCTGCCGCCACCGTTTTACGGGCCTGCGGCGCAAACCTCGACAAACTCAAGCATGACCTGCAGGAGTTCATCGACTCCACCACGCCGCTGATTCCCGTCCATGACGAGGATCGCGAGACCCAACCCACACTGGGCTTCCAGCGTGTTCTGCAGCGTGCTGTCTTTCACGTACAGAGCTCGGGCAAACGCGAAGTGACAGGCGCCAACGTGCTGGTCGCAATCTTCAGTGAGCAAGAAAGCCAGGCAGTGTTCCTGCTGAAACAGCAGAGCGTTGCGCGCATTGATGTCGTCAACTACATCGCCCATGGCATTTCCAAGGTGCCGGGGCACGGCGATCACTCTGAAGGTGAGCAAGATATGCAGGACGACGAGGGCGGTGAGTCTTCATCTTCAGGCAATCCTCTGGATGCTTATGCCAGCAACCTCAACGAACTCGCGCGCCAGGGTCGAATCGATCCGCTGGTAGGCCGTGAGATGGAAGTCGAGCGTGTCGCGCAGATTCTCGCGCGTCGTCGCAAAAACAATCCGCTGTTGGTCGGCGAGGCTGGCGTGGGTAAAACCGCGATTGCCGAAGGCCTGGCCAAGCGCATCGTCGACAACCAAGTGCCGGATCTGCTGGCCAACGCCGTGGTTTATTCGCTGGATCTGGGCGCTTTGCTGGCCGGGACCAAATACCGTGGCGATTTCGAGAAGCGCTTCAAGGCGTTGCTCAATGAACTGAAAAAACGTCCGCAAGCGATTCTGTTCATCGACGAGATCCACACCATCATTGGTGCGGGTGCCGCTTCCGGTGGCGTGATGGACGCTTCGAACCTGCTCAAACCGCTGCTGTCGTCTGGCGACATTCGCTGCATCGGTTCGACCACGTTCCAGGAATTCCGTGGCATCTTCGAGAAGGACCGTGCCTTGGCGCGTCGCTTCCAGAAAGTCGATGTGTCGGAGCCTTCGGTGGAAGACACCATCAGCATCCTGCGCGGGTTGAAAGGGCGTTTTGAAACGCACCACGGCATCGAATACAGCGATGAGGCCCTGCGCGCAGCGGCTGAGCTGGCTTCGCGCTACATCAATGATCGGCACATGCCGGATAAAGCCATCGACGTGATTGACGAGGCGGGCGCCTACCAGCGTCTGCAGCCAGTCGAAAAACGCGTGAAGCGCATTGATGTGCCTGAGGTTGAGGACATCGTGGCGAAAATCGCGCGGATTCCGCCTAAGCACGTCAACACCTCCGACAGAGAGTTGCTGCGTAACCTTGAGCGTGACCTGAAACTGACCGTGTTTGGTCAGGATGCGGCGATCGATTCGTTGTCGACTGCGATCAAATTGTCGCGTGCCGGGCTCAAATCGCCTGACAAGCCTGTTGGTTCGTTCCTGTTCGCAGGGCCTACCGGTGTCGGTAAAACCGAAGCGGCGCGGCAGTTGGCCAAGGCGCTAGGCATCGAGCTGGTTCGCTTCGACATGTCCGAGTACATGGAGCGCCACACCGTATCGCGTCTGATCGGTGCGCCTCCAGGTTATGTCGGGTTTGATCAGGGCGGTTTGCTGACCGAAGCGATCACCAAGCAACCGCACTGCGTGCTGCTGCTCGATGAAATCGAGAAGGCGCATCCGGAAGTCTTCAACTTGCTGTTGCAGGTAATGGATCACGGTACGTTGACTGATAACAACGGGCGCAAGGCGGATTTCCGCAATGTGATCGTAATCATGACGACCAACGCCGGCGCCGAGACTGCGGCGCGTGCCTCGATCGGTTTCACCCATCAGGATCACTCGTCTGATGCGATGGAAGTGATCAAGAAGAGTTTCACTCCAGAGTTCCGCAACCGTCTGGACACCATTATTCAGTTTGGTCGCCTCAGTCATGAGGTTATCAAGAGCGTGGTGGACAAGTTCCTTACCGAGCTTCAGGCGCAGTTGGAGGACAAGCGTGTGCAGCTTGAGGTCACGGACGCCGCGCGTAGTTGGTTGGCGGCGGGCGGTTATGACTCGGCGATGGGGGCTCGTCCGATGGCGCGTTTGATTCAGGACAAGATCAAGCGTCCGTTGGCTGAGGAGATTCTCTTCGGTGAGTTGGCTGATCATGGTGGGGTGGTGCATATCGATCTCAAAGATGGTGAGTTGACCTTTGAGTTTGAGACGACTGCTGAGATGGCCTGA
- the clpS gene encoding ATP-dependent Clp protease adapter ClpS → MHAISQIRLTFNQDRPTLQKEHPEEHDDDSAGIAVQEAKPALQAPPMYKVVLFNDDYTPMDFVVEVLEVFFNLNRELATKVMLAVHTEGRAVCGVFTRDIAETKAMQVNQYARESQHPLLCEIEKDG, encoded by the coding sequence ATGCATGCAATTAGCCAGATTCGACTAACATTCAATCAGGATCGCCCGACTCTCCAGAAAGAACACCCGGAGGAACACGACGACGATTCCGCAGGCATTGCTGTTCAGGAGGCCAAGCCTGCTTTACAGGCGCCGCCGATGTACAAGGTGGTTTTGTTCAATGATGACTACACACCGATGGATTTCGTCGTCGAAGTGCTCGAGGTGTTTTTTAACCTGAATCGCGAGCTGGCGACCAAGGTCATGCTGGCCGTCCACACAGAAGGACGGGCAGTATGTGGAGTGTTTACCCGCGACATCGCCGAGACTAAGGCCATGCAGGTCAACCAGTACGCCAGGGAAAGCCAGCATCCGCTACTCTGTGAAATCGAGAAGGACGGTTAA
- the cspD gene encoding cold shock domain-containing protein CspD, which translates to MSGVKVSGKVKWFNNAKGYGFIIEDGKNEDLFAHFSAITMEGYKTLKAGQPVDFEIIQGPKGLHAVAICAQCEKHEVHTHGAATTASAGETKSGESAKVLA; encoded by the coding sequence ATGTCAGGCGTCAAGGTCAGCGGCAAGGTCAAATGGTTCAACAATGCCAAGGGTTACGGTTTTATCATTGAGGACGGAAAGAACGAAGACCTCTTCGCTCATTTTTCCGCGATCACCATGGAAGGTTATAAAACCCTGAAGGCCGGGCAGCCGGTGGACTTCGAGATCATTCAAGGCCCCAAAGGCCTGCACGCGGTGGCGATCTGCGCTCAATGCGAGAAGCACGAGGTTCACACCCACGGCGCCGCGACGACTGCCAGTGCGGGTGAAACAAAATCTGGCGAATCAGCAAAAGTACTCGCCTGA